Proteins encoded by one window of Oculatellaceae cyanobacterium:
- a CDS encoding hydantoinase/oxoprolinase N-terminal domain-containing protein, producing the protein MSLNELNNIVYEGWQFWIDRGGTFTDIVAQRPDGKILVHKLLSENPERYKDAAIFGIREILEIPQDAPIPTEQIAAVKMGTTVATNALLERKGEAFAQRIAMRDSAIGASLQLIAGH; encoded by the coding sequence ATGAGTCTTAATGAGTTAAACAACATCGTATATGAAGGTTGGCAGTTTTGGATCGATCGCGGCGGTACGTTTACTGACATTGTGGCGCAACGTCCAGATGGTAAAATCTTGGTTCACAAACTCTTATCAGAAAATCCAGAACGCTACAAAGATGCGGCAATTTTTGGCATCCGAGAAATTTTAGAAATTCCTCAAGATGCACCCATCCCGACAGAACAAATTGCAGCAGTGAAGATGGGAACGACGGTAGCGACGAATGCTTTGTTAGAACGTAAAGGCGAAGCCTTCGCGCAGCGAATAGCCATGCGCGATAGCGCTATTGGCGCGTCTCTACAACTGATCGCTGGTCACTGA
- a CDS encoding DUF1822 family protein has product MSNSIDINQKITLTFPITETQRQTALKFAQQQYSKQKQSQVYLNTLAVLVTRNYLQILDIATDIEKSYCWNAIERFSLDVADLKITDPYVKTGHLECRPVKTGDRVAEVPAEVWEDRIGYIFVQFDAECQEGTLLGFLPEVCSEQIPLAQLQSLESFLEFLYQPAINWLRLSDWFDNIFATGWQTLEEVINSHVANPKLAFRLGKVRWDKMRWLQQQLSNFKARSNLNSSAILAANGDPIPALVQIIETTDNKETLWKAAEMLWEIEPTHPAAGARRIIDLGMQLGGNSIALMVAVLQKLDDTMEVLLRVYPLGTNEFLPPGLKLIVSDFDNLDKTAEVQSRFQPLDTYIQLKLGAELGKKFTVKVLLDEASFIEYFMI; this is encoded by the coding sequence ATGAGTAATTCTATCGATATCAACCAAAAAATCACTCTAACTTTCCCTATTACTGAAACACAACGACAAACAGCGTTAAAATTTGCTCAACAGCAATACAGTAAACAAAAACAATCTCAGGTATACCTCAATACCTTAGCAGTGCTAGTTACGCGAAATTACTTACAAATACTAGATATTGCTACTGATATTGAGAAGAGCTATTGTTGGAATGCTATTGAGCGTTTTAGTTTAGACGTAGCCGATTTAAAAATTACCGATCCTTATGTCAAAACTGGACATTTAGAATGTCGCCCTGTGAAAACTGGCGATCGAGTTGCAGAAGTACCCGCCGAAGTTTGGGAGGATAGAATAGGTTATATTTTTGTACAATTTGATGCTGAATGCCAAGAAGGAACATTATTAGGATTTTTGCCAGAAGTATGTAGTGAACAAATACCGCTTGCTCAACTGCAATCTTTAGAAAGCTTTCTTGAATTTTTGTATCAACCAGCAATTAATTGGTTGCGTTTAAGCGATTGGTTTGATAACATATTCGCAACTGGCTGGCAGACACTTGAAGAAGTGATTAACAGCCACGTTGCTAATCCTAAACTAGCATTTCGTTTAGGCAAAGTGCGCTGGGATAAAATGAGATGGTTACAGCAACAGTTGTCGAATTTTAAGGCAAGAAGTAACCTGAATTCATCAGCAATATTGGCGGCGAATGGCGATCCAATTCCAGCATTAGTTCAAATTATCGAAACAACCGATAATAAAGAAACGCTTTGGAAAGCCGCCGAGATGTTGTGGGAAATTGAACCAACTCATCCAGCAGCAGGTGCTAGACGGATTATTGATTTAGGGATGCAATTAGGAGGAAATTCTATTGCCTTAATGGTAGCAGTATTACAAAAGCTTGACGACACAATGGAAGTTTTATTGCGAGTTTACCCATTAGGGACTAACGAGTTTTTACCCCCAGGATTAAAACTGATTGTTTCTGATTTTGATAACTTAGATAAAACGGCTGAGGTACAATCGAGATTTCAACCGTTAGATACCTATATTCAATTAAAGTTAGGGGCGGAACTAGGGAAGAAATTTACTGTTAAGGTATTGTTAGATGAGGCAAGTTTTATTGAATACTTTATGATTTAA
- a CDS encoding ABC transporter substrate-binding protein, whose protein sequence is MENQLVLEIAERSIAEGFPATLRISEDGKEILRQGCIIPSAERLFQEQEKWCNAYYDLATIRNARISRITIYDDQVTNVSIEDAESQLTDDERWQRYQIATRNFKEQMQEWLEQPEFLKLQIQVANNLNGYQTARMIIATKNRRLWKLPWHLWSLFRNFRNDPAISNQDYVNPRVTPLSNPKILAIFGNDTDINLQPDRELLASLEKLGAKITWLEKPTRQQLRGNLSEQAWDILFFAGHSYSDEHGSSGVIELNKSDRIYLWELKHRFKEAVNNGLKLAIFNSCLGLGIAQALSEVNLPHIIVMREPVPDQVAERFLEYFLKFFSQGKSLNESVREARHRLQEDEIDYQLPCASWLPVVYENPTVPPLVWIQPEPISTPPPPPDLDPIPTPPPPPDPIWIIWLNNWSRMPKNTKLAIALFTLLFISIILILIFPPVKPPKTNEQANQNTSVSGAYESIGDRISLGDKLLIKDKKTLAKVAGVAAFKQQNYQFALANFAASLKESPNDPESLIYKNNAQAQSQNSLKIAAVVPISTNLNFAQEMLRGVAMAQNKINQQGGINNRLLQVAIIDDSNNPNIAKQVAEQLVADHTILAVVGHNASFASLAAAPIYQKGRLVMISPTSFANEFSGFGDYIFRTIPRIRNLTEPLAEYVVKTVNKTQTAICYDYKSPDQKVFKEEYVESLKSKGVKTKEIPCDFSSPTFDPNQVINEAVSSGADSLLLAPSVAPTNTINKAMEVAKANQVAGLTLFGSTTLYTNEALKSGGSNVNGLVLATPWSPKDSSPQAQNFAKEARQLWKADVNWRTATDYDATLAIITGLQKKPTRAGLKNELRRKEFVALGGANGDIKFAPTGDPLSNNIILLKVRPSRSNPTGYDFIPIQP, encoded by the coding sequence ATGGAAAACCAATTAGTTCTAGAAATTGCTGAGCGTAGTATTGCAGAGGGGTTTCCGGCAACGCTTCGCATTAGTGAAGATGGCAAAGAAATCCTCAGACAGGGTTGTATAATACCCTCTGCGGAGCGACTTTTTCAAGAACAGGAAAAGTGGTGTAATGCTTATTACGATCTAGCCACAATTCGGAATGCTAGAATTTCCCGCATTACAATTTATGACGATCAAGTAACAAACGTTAGCATTGAAGATGCAGAATCACAATTAACCGATGATGAACGCTGGCAAAGATATCAGATAGCTACGAGAAATTTTAAAGAACAAATGCAAGAGTGGCTTGAGCAGCCCGAATTTTTAAAGTTACAAATTCAGGTAGCAAACAACCTCAATGGTTATCAAACAGCACGCATGATTATCGCTACCAAAAATCGCCGACTTTGGAAACTACCTTGGCATTTATGGAGTTTATTTAGGAACTTCCGCAACGACCCCGCTATTAGTAACCAAGATTATGTAAATCCGCGTGTGACACCTTTGAGTAACCCAAAAATTTTAGCGATTTTTGGCAATGATACCGATATTAATCTTCAACCGGATCGGGAATTACTCGCTTCTTTAGAAAAGCTTGGTGCAAAGATTACTTGGTTAGAAAAACCTACCCGTCAGCAGTTGAGGGGAAATTTATCAGAACAAGCTTGGGATATTCTATTTTTTGCTGGACATAGTTATAGCGATGAACATGGGAGTAGTGGAGTTATTGAGCTTAATAAAAGCGATCGCATTTATTTATGGGAGTTAAAACATCGTTTTAAAGAGGCAGTTAACAACGGTTTAAAGTTAGCAATTTTTAACTCTTGTCTCGGTTTAGGCATAGCGCAAGCACTAAGCGAAGTTAACCTACCTCATATCATTGTGATGCGCGAACCAGTACCAGATCAAGTTGCAGAGCGATTTTTAGAATATTTTTTGAAATTCTTTTCTCAAGGGAAATCGCTGAATGAATCTGTACGGGAGGCGAGACATCGTTTACAGGAAGATGAAATTGATTATCAATTACCCTGTGCTAGTTGGCTACCTGTGGTTTATGAAAATCCCACTGTACCGCCTTTAGTTTGGATTCAACCTGAACCTATATCAACACCACCACCCCCGCCCGATCTTGATCCTATACCAACACCACCTCCCCCGCCTGATCCAATTTGGATAATCTGGTTAAATAATTGGAGCAGAATGCCCAAAAATACCAAATTAGCGATCGCTTTATTTACACTCTTGTTTATATCTATTATTCTGATTCTAATTTTTCCGCCAGTTAAGCCTCCAAAAACAAACGAGCAGGCGAATCAAAACACTTCTGTCTCTGGTGCTTATGAGTCGATAGGCGATCGCATCAGCTTGGGAGATAAATTACTTATAAAAGACAAAAAAACTCTTGCAAAAGTAGCAGGAGTAGCAGCATTTAAACAGCAAAATTATCAGTTCGCTTTGGCAAACTTTGCAGCTTCGCTAAAAGAATCTCCCAACGATCCAGAAAGTTTAATATATAAAAACAATGCTCAAGCGCAATCTCAAAATTCCTTAAAAATTGCGGCGGTTGTACCTATTAGCACCAACCTAAATTTTGCTCAAGAAATGCTGCGCGGAGTAGCAATGGCGCAAAATAAAATTAACCAGCAAGGAGGAATTAATAATCGTCTTTTACAAGTAGCAATAATTGACGATAGCAATAACCCAAATATTGCAAAACAAGTAGCCGAACAATTAGTTGCAGATCATACTATTCTTGCTGTAGTTGGTCATAATGCTTCATTTGCCAGTCTAGCAGCAGCACCCATCTACCAAAAAGGGAGATTAGTAATGATCTCGCCGACAAGTTTTGCTAATGAGTTTTCAGGATTTGGCGACTATATTTTCCGAACAATTCCCAGGATTCGCAATCTAACCGAGCCTTTAGCTGAATATGTCGTGAAGACAGTCAATAAAACTCAAACAGCTATTTGTTACGATTATAAATCGCCAGATCAGAAAGTATTTAAAGAAGAATATGTCGAGTCTTTGAAGAGTAAAGGAGTGAAAACAAAGGAAATACCATGCGATTTTTCTTCGCCTACATTTGATCCTAATCAAGTAATTAATGAAGCTGTTAGTAGTGGAGCAGATAGTCTATTGTTAGCGCCTTCTGTTGCGCCTACTAATACAATTAACAAAGCGATGGAAGTAGCCAAAGCTAATCAAGTAGCTGGGTTAACCTTATTTGGTTCTACTACCCTGTATACTAATGAAGCTTTAAAATCTGGAGGAAGTAATGTTAACGGTTTAGTTTTGGCTACACCTTGGAGTCCGAAAGATTCATCTCCCCAAGCCCAAAATTTTGCTAAGGAAGCGCGTCAACTATGGAAAGCCGATGTTAACTGGCGCACTGCTACTGATTATGATGCTACTTTAGCTATCATTACAGGATTACAAAAAAAACCAACTCGCGCAGGATTGAAAAATGAGTTACGCCGTAAAGAATTTGTTGCACTTGGAGGCGCAAATGGAGATATAAAATTTGCACCAACAGGCGATCCCTTATCAAATAACATCATTTTACTAAAGGTACGACCCAGTAGGTCTAATCCGACAGGATACGATTTTATTCCTATTCAACCTTAA
- a CDS encoding PsbP-related protein: MSLTMMKAKHSYLTLLTTTASFLVSIVANPVVGFPTKPIGIQPITPQSILVAKTNWKEFTQKDFAVSFPNNPSEKTEEISQGSVAKTFTATSEEGYYALSYYDLPSEIGNIPDQLKQVFLEAIIDIALPSAGAEVKDKQTISLNDHPGIEFNFTYQNTVAGKGQLYIVGDRGYMLMSMTTLDSNSQKFFESFKLLN; the protein is encoded by the coding sequence ATGAGTTTAACCATGATGAAAGCTAAACACAGCTATCTAACATTATTAACTACCACTGCTTCCTTTCTGGTTAGCATTGTTGCTAATCCAGTAGTAGGTTTTCCTACTAAGCCAATAGGTATTCAACCTATCACGCCACAATCTATTTTGGTAGCAAAAACCAACTGGAAAGAGTTTACCCAAAAAGATTTTGCTGTCTCTTTTCCTAATAATCCCTCTGAAAAAACAGAAGAAATTTCTCAGGGAAGCGTGGCAAAAACCTTCACTGCTACAAGCGAAGAAGGCTATTATGCTCTTTCTTACTACGATCTACCATCTGAAATTGGAAATATACCCGATCAGTTAAAACAAGTTTTCTTAGAAGCGATTATCGATATAGCACTGCCCAGTGCAGGTGCTGAAGTAAAGGACAAACAGACCATTTCCCTAAACGATCATCCCGGTATTGAATTCAACTTTACCTATCAAAATACTGTTGCTGGTAAGGGTCAATTGTACATAGTAGGAGACCGGGGTTATATGTTAATGTCGATGACAACATTAGACAGTAATTCTCAAAAATTTTTTGAGTCTTTCAAATTGTTGAACTAA
- a CDS encoding tetratricopeptide repeat protein, producing MKPIIVLFTILLLLPTKAIAVSTQKREPQPQQIAQVDLTAKLRSLAQAITVKVTTSDNGGSGTLIGKLGQTYLVLTNAHVVTGDNYRIQTPDGKTHPAQVVPNTRFPNNDLSLLQFRSSQNYKIAPLTKVLQEDEQVLAVGYDSATAKLVTAPGILHLVIPDQPLKGGYQIGYTSNIVQGMSGGAILNAAGELIGINGRAAYPIVNSGFVYQDGSPLTPAEIQDARKVSWGIPVTTFLAQLNPTVVSALSIAQDDEKIVDNAQKFTGWLAKASEQARQISVRIDDLGEPNSGERKNLNGNGSGIIIAKQGNTYYVLTCAHVVKYENVRKYEILAPDGKRYRIDNSKIKKNEGVDLAVVQFTSSTNYQVATLANYNPNNDDYMFVGGYPQLRKQDDDPKWRFNPGQIFDKEGGLLQTKTYTLETENPGLSKTRTAFAEGYELVYTNITYGGMSGGAVLDSLGRVIGIHGSAEGDKASESPEIQLGYSLGIPVATFIGIADRFNVNPQWLQLQNSPAPQISNVNKDSLVKALLTVDVPQGNKPSQWIDRGNQLWRLRRFDEAIAAFDRAIKLQPTFVHLAWYGRGLALVEQGKYETVLLACNQLNQQNRELPVAQKKYEEALVAFETAISKEPLYSPALKAQNLVLRQLKKLERALVAIEQAIKIQPKDANLYKEKAVILAESKNYPQAIAAMTAAINISPLAAYYINLGNIYYDQKQWNQAIDNYNKAMTINPQSAFAYINRGNAYANNQQPDQAIDDFNSAIKINNRLALAYNNRGNVYAIKQQWNQAIKDYDNAIQYNSQYAEAYSNRGTVYYNQKQLDRAIKDYDNAIQYNCKFAEAYNNRGNVYADQGQWDKAIADYTNAIAYKDKYAEAYSYRGQAYHIRENYSAALSDYSKASEINQNLAIAINNIGLIKYEMGETEAAIQKWQKAVEMGYPQAEPQLASAVALYTKGESDKALQIAAEALKLNKQFKDVAYLQKNLWGKRLVADTQKLFADAKMQAVLAGL from the coding sequence ATGAAACCGATAATCGTTTTATTCACCATATTATTACTACTACCAACAAAAGCAATAGCAGTCAGCACCCAGAAAAGAGAACCGCAACCACAGCAAATTGCCCAAGTTGACTTGACAGCAAAACTGCGTTCTCTCGCGCAAGCTATTACAGTCAAAGTTACCACCAGCGATAATGGCGGTTCGGGTACTTTGATTGGAAAACTTGGACAAACTTATCTAGTTCTGACTAACGCCCATGTGGTGACAGGCGACAACTACCGCATCCAAACACCAGATGGGAAAACTCATCCCGCCCAAGTTGTCCCTAACACTCGTTTCCCCAATAATGACTTAAGTTTATTACAATTTCGCAGTAGCCAAAACTATAAAATTGCTCCCCTAACTAAGGTTTTGCAAGAAGATGAACAAGTATTGGCGGTGGGATATGACTCAGCAACAGCCAAGCTAGTAACAGCACCAGGTATTCTTCACCTGGTGATACCCGATCAACCCTTGAAAGGCGGTTATCAAATTGGATATACCAGCAATATTGTTCAAGGAATGAGTGGAGGTGCAATATTAAATGCTGCTGGGGAACTTATCGGGATAAATGGACGTGCAGCTTATCCGATTGTAAATAGTGGTTTTGTTTATCAAGACGGTTCTCCTTTAACTCCAGCAGAAATTCAAGATGCCAGAAAAGTGAGTTGGGGGATACCTGTGACAACATTTTTAGCACAGTTAAATCCCACAGTCGTATCAGCTTTGTCTATAGCCCAAGATGATGAAAAAATAGTAGATAACGCACAAAAATTTACTGGTTGGTTGGCAAAAGCAAGCGAACAAGCTAGACAAATCAGCGTGAGAATTGATGATTTAGGCGAGCCTAATAGTGGCGAAAGAAAGAATTTAAACGGTAACGGTTCAGGAATTATCATCGCCAAGCAAGGTAATACATACTATGTGTTAACTTGCGCTCATGTGGTCAAGTATGAAAATGTGAGAAAGTATGAAATCTTAGCCCCAGATGGTAAACGCTATCGGATAGATAATAGCAAGATTAAAAAGAACGAAGGCGTAGATTTAGCTGTAGTGCAGTTTACCAGTAGCACAAATTATCAAGTAGCAACCTTGGCAAATTATAACCCAAATAATGATGATTATATGTTTGTCGGAGGTTATCCCCAATTACGTAAACAAGATGACGATCCGAAATGGCGCTTTAATCCAGGTCAGATATTTGATAAAGAAGGGGGATTATTACAAACAAAAACTTATACTTTAGAAACAGAAAACCCTGGATTGTCAAAAACAAGAACCGCATTTGCGGAAGGATATGAATTAGTTTATACCAACATTACCTACGGTGGGATGAGCGGGGGAGCGGTTTTAGATAGCCTTGGGCGAGTAATAGGTATTCATGGTAGCGCGGAAGGAGACAAAGCAAGTGAGTCGCCTGAAATTCAACTAGGGTATAGTTTAGGCATTCCGGTGGCGACATTCATTGGTATAGCAGATCGTTTTAATGTAAATCCTCAATGGTTGCAACTCCAAAATTCTCCTGCTCCTCAAATCAGTAATGTAAATAAAGATTCTCTGGTAAAAGCATTATTAACAGTTGATGTACCTCAAGGAAACAAACCATCACAATGGATAGATCGAGGAAACCAACTGTGGCGGTTACGTCGATTTGATGAAGCAATAGCCGCTTTTGATCGAGCAATTAAGCTACAACCTACGTTTGTTCATTTAGCTTGGTATGGGCGGGGATTGGCGTTAGTAGAGCAGGGGAAATATGAAACAGTATTACTCGCTTGTAACCAATTAAACCAGCAAAACCGAGAATTGCCAGTAGCTCAAAAGAAATATGAAGAAGCACTAGTCGCTTTTGAAACAGCTATTAGCAAAGAACCATTATACTCTCCAGCTTTAAAAGCTCAAAATTTAGTGCTGAGACAGTTAAAGAAACTGGAGCGAGCATTAGTAGCGATCGAACAAGCAATTAAAATTCAACCAAAAGATGCGAACTTGTATAAGGAAAAAGCTGTAATTTTAGCAGAATCAAAAAACTATCCACAAGCAATTGCTGCGATGACAGCAGCGATTAATATCAGTCCTCTTGCTGCTTATTACATCAATTTGGGTAATATTTACTACGACCAAAAGCAGTGGAATCAAGCTATTGATAATTACAATAAAGCGATGACAATTAATCCTCAGTCTGCTTTTGCTTACATCAATCGGGGTAATGCTTACGCTAACAATCAACAGCCGGATCAAGCTATTGATGATTTCAATAGTGCCATTAAAATCAATAATCGCTTGGCTTTGGCTTACAACAATCGAGGTAATGTTTACGCCATAAAGCAGCAGTGGAATCAAGCTATTAAGGATTACGACAACGCAATTCAATACAATTCGCAGTATGCTGAGGCTTACAGTAATCGGGGTACTGTTTACTACAATCAGAAGCAGCTAGATCGAGCTATTAAGGATTACGATAACGCAATTCAATACAACTGTAAGTTTGCTGAGGCTTACAACAATCGGGGTAATGTTTACGCAGACCAGGGGCAATGGGATAAAGCTATTGCTGATTACACTAATGCGATCGCATACAAGGATAAGTATGCTGAAGCTTATTCTTATCGGGGTCAAGCCTACCATATTAGAGAAAACTATAGTGCAGCACTTTCCGACTACTCAAAAGCATCAGAAATTAATCAGAACTTAGCAATAGCTATCAATAATATCGGTTTGATTAAATATGAAATGGGAGAAACTGAAGCAGCTATTCAAAAATGGCAGAAAGCTGTTGAGATGGGGTATCCACAAGCAGAACCTCAATTAGCTTCAGCAGTGGCTTTATATACCAAAGGTGAATCAGATAAGGCTTTGCAAATAGCAGCAGAAGCTTTGAAGTTAAATAAGCAGTTTAAAGATGTGGCGTATCTCCAAAAAAATCTTTGGGGTAAGAGGTTAGTTGCAGATACTCAGAAGTTATTTGCTGATGCTAAGATGCAGGCAGTTTTAGCCGGACTTTAA
- a CDS encoding protein kinase, whose translation MTHQPGQKIQNGRYQIKNSLGAGSFGCTYLAEDRDNSGKIVVIKQLLPQPLTVAEIVKDCFRQEASTMKRLGGYKQQIPKILDDFEENEQFYLVQEYIEGNDLEKELRSYTFNEQEVIQILNDVLQVLDYVHSQGVIHRDIKPANLIRRTSDSKIVVIDFGAVKEVMTLALNPENQTISTKIIGTPWFMPPEQAMGRPHYVSDIYALGITAYRLLTKKAPKENQQNDPILDWSGVKVSPKLKKIIENMTRYDFAKRYPSAKKVLDHLNHDPSNGGLLKKCLLASSVIFICLLARIIYVKIQYDKASALLIEAVKLQDRGNFRSAINNNLQVKQIYPPAGFQVDANLCHLYGKVGEFHTQIAYCQVAVQQSPNHSNSWNNYGLAQHSRAKNTKKQIDYIASLASFDQAIKLDCNFQATDPEEQKEANENCGLDLINKSEVLVDLNRFNEGNDVLNQSISKLYGNKKASHLPYYHLGKLNTKKKLYQKAINYFQQCLKIKPDFKPAKEERERVLKLLQG comes from the coding sequence ATGACTCATCAACCAGGACAAAAAATCCAAAACGGACGTTATCAAATAAAAAATTCTCTGGGTGCGGGTTCATTTGGCTGTACTTATTTAGCAGAAGATCGCGATAACTCTGGGAAAATTGTGGTAATCAAACAGCTACTACCACAACCACTAACAGTGGCAGAAATTGTTAAAGACTGCTTTCGTCAGGAAGCATCAACAATGAAACGCTTAGGAGGCTATAAACAACAAATACCAAAAATCCTTGATGATTTTGAGGAAAATGAACAATTTTATCTCGTACAAGAATATATAGAAGGCAATGATCTAGAGAAAGAACTAAGATCTTATACTTTCAATGAACAAGAAGTTATCCAGATTTTGAATGATGTTTTACAAGTATTAGATTATGTTCATAGTCAGGGTGTCATCCATAGAGATATTAAACCTGCAAACTTAATTCGTCGTACTTCAGATAGCAAAATTGTTGTGATTGATTTTGGTGCAGTTAAAGAAGTGATGACATTAGCTCTTAACCCTGAAAATCAGACAATTTCTACCAAAATCATTGGTACACCTTGGTTTATGCCTCCTGAACAAGCAATGGGCAGACCACACTATGTCAGCGATATATATGCTTTAGGGATAACAGCTTATCGACTTTTAACAAAAAAAGCTCCAAAGGAAAATCAGCAAAATGACCCAATTCTTGATTGGAGTGGAGTTAAAGTTAGCCCCAAGTTAAAAAAAATTATTGAAAATATGACGCGCTATGATTTTGCCAAACGTTACCCATCGGCAAAAAAAGTGTTAGATCATCTAAATCACGATCCTAGTAATGGAGGATTGCTCAAAAAGTGCTTGTTAGCTTCTTCTGTAATATTTATCTGCTTACTTGCGAGAATAATTTATGTGAAAATTCAGTATGACAAAGCATCTGCATTACTTATAGAAGCTGTAAAATTACAAGATAGAGGAAACTTTCGATCCGCCATTAATAATAATCTGCAAGTCAAACAAATATATCCGCCTGCTGGTTTTCAGGTTGATGCTAATCTTTGTCATTTATACGGCAAAGTCGGTGAATTTCACACACAGATCGCTTATTGTCAAGTAGCAGTTCAGCAATCTCCTAATCATTCTAACAGTTGGAACAATTATGGGCTTGCACAACATTCGCGAGCTAAAAATACTAAAAAGCAAATAGATTATATAGCATCTCTTGCATCTTTTGACCAAGCTATTAAATTAGATTGTAATTTTCAGGCAACTGATCCAGAAGAGCAAAAAGAGGCTAATGAAAATTGTGGTTTAGATTTAATCAATAAAAGTGAAGTATTAGTAGATTTAAATAGATTTAATGAAGGAAATGACGTATTGAATCAATCTATCTCTAAATTGTATGGCAATAAAAAAGCATCTCATTTGCCTTATTATCATTTAGGAAAACTTAATACAAAGAAGAAATTATATCAGAAAGCTATTAATTATTTCCAGCAATGCCTGAAAATCAAACCCGACTTCAAACCAGCTAAAGAGGAAAGAGAAAGAGTTTTAAAGCTTTTGCAAGGTTAA
- a CDS encoding COP23 domain-containing protein — MKFSKTLSLILAAGAIALTATPTFSNNSSQTPFSFDCKLNKGGILTTVASNAQKPGDKEIKEIIFWKSEFIDSSDINADCHAAANVLQTHFNEKPSSYLAQDTHQGQVVVCLVQNKQQGCFVDKNNKLLWLKKDFQDSANVIKKVVNPDYNKLEPPPGTRGYGRIIVTISPLKWW; from the coding sequence ATGAAATTTAGCAAAACTTTGTCACTGATTTTAGCGGCTGGCGCGATCGCACTTACAGCTACTCCAACTTTTAGTAATAATAGTTCACAAACCCCCTTTTCTTTTGACTGTAAACTTAACAAGGGCGGGATATTAACTACTGTTGCGTCTAATGCACAAAAGCCAGGTGATAAAGAGATTAAAGAGATAATTTTCTGGAAATCTGAGTTTATAGATTCGTCAGACATTAATGCTGATTGTCATGCAGCAGCTAATGTTCTCCAAACTCACTTCAATGAGAAGCCAAGTTCGTATTTGGCACAAGATACACATCAAGGTCAAGTTGTTGTTTGTTTAGTTCAAAACAAACAACAGGGTTGCTTTGTTGATAAAAACAACAAACTGCTTTGGCTTAAAAAAGATTTTCAAGATAGCGCCAATGTTATCAAGAAAGTTGTTAACCCAGATTATAATAAGTTAGAACCACCTCCAGGAACCAGAGGCTATGGCAGAATTATCGTCACAATTTCCCCCCTCAAATGGTGGTAA